A single Rhodoflexus caldus DNA region contains:
- a CDS encoding MBL fold metallo-hydrolase, with protein MTELTFLGTGTSQGVPVIACACEVCCSLDFRDKRLRTSVHVKFNGYSLVIDTGPDFRQQMLRENITHVDAILFTHAHKDHTAGMDDIRSFNFKDNRDMPVYATDRVIQQLKQEFAYVFSPIKYPGTPNVALREITKNPFVMDDGQTTIVPVEVMHYKLPVLGFRFGNLTYITDANYIAPEEMAKIEGSEILIINALRKETHISHFNLEEALAVVERIQPRMAYLTHISHHLGLHAEVSKELPPNVRLAYDGLKVRT; from the coding sequence ATGACAGAACTGACGTTTTTAGGAACAGGTACTTCACAAGGCGTTCCCGTTATTGCCTGCGCTTGTGAGGTATGTTGTTCGCTTGACTTCCGCGATAAGCGCCTGCGCACATCGGTGCATGTAAAATTCAACGGCTACAGTCTGGTCATAGACACAGGGCCTGATTTTCGCCAGCAGATGCTGCGCGAAAATATTACGCATGTAGATGCCATTCTGTTCACTCATGCGCACAAAGACCACACGGCAGGCATGGACGACATCCGTTCATTCAACTTTAAAGACAATCGCGATATGCCCGTGTATGCTACCGATAGAGTTATACAACAATTGAAACAGGAATTTGCCTACGTTTTCTCACCGATTAAATACCCGGGTACGCCCAACGTTGCCCTGCGGGAGATTACAAAAAATCCGTTTGTGATGGACGACGGGCAAACGACCATTGTACCTGTTGAGGTAATGCACTACAAACTGCCTGTGCTGGGCTTTCGCTTCGGTAATCTGACCTATATCACCGATGCCAACTACATTGCCCCCGAAGAAATGGCGAAAATAGAAGGCTCTGAAATACTGATTATCAATGCCTTGCGCAAGGAAACACATATTTCGCACTTCAATCTGGAAGAGGCGTTGGCAGTAGTGGAGCGCATTCAGCCACGCATGGCCTATCTGACCCACATCAGCCACCACCTCGGGCTGCACGCCGAAGTGAGCAAAGAACTTCCGCCCAATGTACGACTGGCCTACGACGGGTTGAAGGTTAGGACGTAG